A window of the Labeo rohita strain BAU-BD-2019 chromosome 1, IGBB_LRoh.1.0, whole genome shotgun sequence genome harbors these coding sequences:
- the LOC127167112 gene encoding uncharacterized protein LOC127167112 isoform X2 — translation MASFQTGFIRAPIPVMLYVLACITVTESAAYTPVDPCYNYTVLDDPWRATNIYTSVDKCDQSFAWSGWYRLFINNVSTQIPDTCVAQYSCGTAAPLWIRGGHPTVQDGVVSRDVCAHWNNLCCFFGSYPIKVKACPGKYYVYELVSPSVCNSAYCAAVFPSVDPCYNYTVLDNPWRANSSQLSNSYKCDRDLTSSGWYRLFVNNISAQIPDTCVAKYSCGTHVPLWIRGGHPTVQDGVVTRDVCGHWINYCCFFGSYPIKVKACPGKYYVYELVRPTVCNSAYCAVVNNISSTITTVAPETTSAAYTPVDPCYNYTVLDDPWRATNIYTSVDKCDQSVAWSGWYRLFINNVSTQIPDTCVAQYSCGTAAPLWIRGGHPTVQDGVVTRDVCAHWNNLCCYFGSYPIKVKACPGKYYVYELVRPTVCNSAYCAAVLPSVDPCYNYTVLDDPWRANSSQLSNSYKCDRDLTSSGWYRLFINNISAQIPDTCVAKYSCGTHVPLWIRGGHPTVQDGVVTRDVCGHWINYCCFFGSYPIKVKACPGKYYVYELVRPTVCYSAYCAVVNNISSTITTVAPETTSAVVNNISSTVTTVTPKTTSAVVNNISSTVTTVTPKTTSAVVNNISSTVTTVTPKTTSAGINLTLPEECISQTSKGCFENLLEQTENITAQVLPLNAVMNILNMVFNASVKIVESTSSPNPTELASYGNRVLKTSEKLISTLVTPTDTNDSVNFTLAAVEGQVFMVGPNVMLNRIPQLNTTYCSVDIDLIGIAKNNNERSAAVAFMSYIMMENLLKPDFFNTSNGTVKTMMSTVISVTLPKTTNTKLTKPVNFTFRHIREFDPNGSLSCVYWNISKWIVDGCSVLKTNSSYTVCSCDHLSTFSIVQTSRPPESGSSLVMLALVCVIVGLVFFSLALLGFVLYKWSPVRDWIRGRVMLGPEGYRREELHCSTRSASDVSAVDSKQSNVSQETPRTTTSF, via the exons CATATACCCCTGTTGACCCCTGCTACAACTACACTGTGCTGGACGATCCATGGAGAGCCACTAATATATATACTTCAGTCGATAAGTGTGACCAGTCATTCGCCTGGAGCGGCTGGTATCGTCTCTTCATTAACAACGTGAGCACTCAGATCCCAGACACGTGTGTTGCTCAGTACAGCTGTGGCACTGCTGCCCCACTGTGGATTCGTGGTGGACACCCAACAGTACAGGATGGAGTCGTCAGTCGAGATGTCTGCGCTCACTGGAACAATTTATGCTGCTTTTTTGGGTCTTACCCCATTAAAGTCAAAGCCTGTCCAGGCAAATATTATGTCTATGAGCTGGTTAGTCCATCTGTCTGCAATTCAGCATATTGTGCAGCAg tgTTTCCTTCTGTTGACCCCTGCTACAACTACACTGTGCTGGACAATCCATGGAGAGCTAACAGCAGTCAGCTATCAAACTCCTACAAGTGTGACCGTGATCTCACCTCAAGCGGCTGGTATCGTCTCTTTGTTAACAACATAAGCGCTCAGATCCCAGACACGTGTGTTGCAAAGTACAGCTGTGGTACTCATGTCCCACTGTGGATTCGTGGTGGACACCCAACAGTACAGGATGGAGTCGTCACTCGAGATGTCTGCGGTCACTGGATCAATTACTGCTGCTTTTTTGGGTCTTACCCCATTAAAGTCAAAGCCTGTCCAGGCAAATATTATGTCTATGAGCTGGTTAGACCAACTGTCTGCAATTCAGCATATTGTGCAG ttgttaaTAACATCAGCAGCACTATTACAACAGTCGCGCCAGAGACAACCTCAGCTG CATATACCCCTGTTGACCCCTGCTACAACTACACTGTGCTGGACGATCCATGGAGAGCCACTAATATATATACTTCAGTCGATAAGTGTGACCAGTCAGTCGCCTGGAGTGGCTGGTATCGTCTCTTCATTAACAACGTGAGCACTCAGATCCCAGACACGTGTGTTGCTCAGTACAGCTGTGGCACTGCTGCCCCACTGTGGATTCGTGGTGGACACCCAACAGTACAGGATGGAGTCGTCACTCGAGATGTCTGCGCTCACTGGAACAATTTATGCTGCTATTTTGGGTCTTACCCCATTAAAGTCAAAGCCTGTCCAGGCAAATATTATGTCTATGAGCTGGTTAGACCAACTGTCTGCAATTCAGCATATTGTGCAGCAG TGCTTCCCTCTGTTGACCCCTGCTACAACTACACTGTGCTGGACGATCCATGGAGAGCTAACAGCAGTCAGCTATCAAACTCCTACAAGTGTGACCGTGATCTCACCTCAAGCGGCTGGTATCGTCTCTTCATTAACAACATAAGCGCTCAGATCCCAGACACGTGTGTTGCAAAGTACAGCTGTGGTACTCATGTCCCACTGTGGATTCGTGGTGGACACCCAACAGTACAGGATGGAGTCGTCACTCGAGATGTCTGTGGTCACTGGATCAATTACTGCTGCTTTTTTGGGTCTTACCCCATTAAAGTCAAAGCCTGTCCAGGCAAATATTATGTCTATGAGCTGGTTAGACCAACTGTCTGCTATTCAGCATATTGTGCAG ttgttAATAACATCAGCAGCACTATTACAACAGTCGCGCCAGAGACAACCTCAGCTG ttgttaatAACATCAGCAGCACTGTTACAACAGTCACACCAAAGACAACCTCAGCTG ttgttaatAACATCAGCAGCACTGTTACAACAGTCACACCAAAGACAACCTCAGCTG ttgttAATAACATCAGCAGCACTGTTACAACAGTCACACCAAAGACAACCTCAGCTG GTATAAATCTAACACTGCCAGAAGAATGCATC AGTCAGACCTCTAAAGGATGTTTTGAAAACCTTCTTGAGCAGACTGAGAACATTACAGCTCAAGTGCTCCCTTTGAAT GCTGTgatgaacattttgaatatgGTCTTCAACGCTTCAGTGAAAATTGTGGAGTCAACATCATCACCAAACCCAACTGAACTAGCCTCCTACGGAAACCGTGTGTTAAAAACCAGTGAGAAACTCATTTCTACATTAGTGACGCCGACAGACACAAATGACAGTGTCAATTTTACTCTTGCTGCTGTAG AGGGTCAAGTCTTCATGGTTGGACCAAATGTCATGTTAAATAGAATCCCTCAGCTTAACACGACATATTGTTCTGTGGACATCGATCTCATTGGGATTGCCAAGAACAACAATGAAA GATCAGCTGCTGTGGCTTTCATGAGCTACATCATGATGGAGAATCTACTGAAGCCAGACTTCTTCAACACATCAAATGGCACGGTTAAAACCATGATGTCCACTGTGATCTCAGTTACTCTTCCCAAAACCACCAACACTAAACTCACCAAACCAGTCAACTTCACCTTCAGACACATCAGA GAGTTTGATCCCAACGGTTCTCTGTCCTGTGTGTACTGGAATATCAGCAAGTGGATTGTTGATGGTTGTTCTGTTTTAAAGACCAACAGCAGCTACACTGTGTGTTCCTGTGATCATCTGTCGACATTCAGTATTGTGCAAACCAGCCGTCCACCAGAG AGCGGCTCATCGCTGGTGATGTTGGCTTTGGTGTGTGTGATCGTGGGGCTGGTGTTCTTCAGTTTGGCCCTGTTGGGTTTTGTTCTTTATAAATGGAGTCCTGTGCGTGATTGGATACGTGGTCGTGTCATGCTGGGTCCTGAAGGTTACCGCAGGGAAGA GTTACACTGCAGTACACGAAGTGCTTCAGATGTCTCTGCTGTGGACTCAAAACAATCAAATGTGTCTCAAGAAACACCGAGGACCACaacatcattttaa